In Kushneria marisflavi, the following are encoded in one genomic region:
- a CDS encoding isocitrate lyase/PEP mutase family protein: MSIADTQRRDAFRRRIMARNAMLMPGAFNALSARIVEDAGFEALYLTGAGISNMSLGLPDMGFIGLNEVAEHTARVREVVELPIMVDADTGFGNALNVRHTVRTLERSGADAIQLEDQVMPKKCGHFNGKQVVTTQEMVGRIKAAVDSRQDDHLQIVARTDAAAVHGIEHAIERAHQFTEAGADILFIEATESLEDIRRLPALFEVPLLINLVIGGKTPTLDRDALDQLGYAVVLYANAALQSAVCGMQRALPQLLKNGRLDEDPQLVASFSERQRLVNKALFDDLEARYSGHDE, encoded by the coding sequence ATGTCCATTGCAGATACCCAGCGACGTGATGCCTTTCGCCGCCGAATCATGGCACGCAACGCCATGTTGATGCCCGGTGCTTTCAACGCCCTGAGCGCTCGAATTGTCGAAGATGCGGGATTTGAAGCGCTCTATCTCACCGGTGCGGGTATCAGCAACATGTCACTGGGCCTCCCTGACATGGGATTTATCGGCCTCAATGAAGTGGCCGAGCATACCGCCCGAGTGCGCGAGGTCGTTGAGCTTCCCATCATGGTAGATGCCGATACCGGCTTCGGTAACGCCCTGAACGTTCGCCATACAGTGCGCACACTCGAGCGCAGCGGTGCAGATGCCATCCAGCTCGAGGATCAGGTGATGCCCAAGAAGTGTGGTCATTTCAACGGCAAGCAGGTCGTGACGACACAGGAGATGGTCGGCAGGATCAAGGCAGCCGTCGATAGCCGACAGGATGACCACCTTCAGATTGTCGCCCGTACTGACGCCGCAGCGGTCCACGGCATTGAACACGCCATCGAGCGCGCACATCAATTTACCGAGGCAGGGGCAGATATCCTGTTTATCGAAGCCACCGAGTCGCTGGAAGATATTCGACGCCTGCCGGCCCTTTTTGAGGTACCCCTGCTGATCAACCTCGTGATCGGTGGTAAAACCCCCACCCTTGACCGTGATGCGCTTGACCAACTGGGCTACGCCGTCGTGCTTTATGCCAATGCAGCGTTACAAAGTGCCGTTTGCGGCATGCAAAGGGCCCTGCCCCAACTGCTCAAAAATGGCCGGCTCGATGAAGACCCGCAGCTGGTGGCCTCATTCAGCGAACGGCAGCGGTTGGTGAACAAGGCCCTTTTTGACGATCTGGAAGCGCGCTATTCAGGTCACGACGAATAA
- the otnI gene encoding 2-oxo-tetronate isomerase, with amino-acid sequence MPRFAANLTMMFNEVSFMQRFEQAAGQGFEAVEYLFPYAFAADDIARELKRHNLKQVLFNLPAGDWEAGERGLAALPGREREFRDSVETAIQYARTLNCPRVHAMAGVAGEGADLAAMHDTYLDNLRFAARRMQEEGIMLLLEPINSRDMPGYFINHQHEAHEVIETLGEPNIRVQMDFYHTQIMDGDIWTTFEEYREGVGHIQIAGVPERHEPDTGEVNYAWLFEQLDRVGFDGWLGCEYKPRSETAAGLEWFKPWQR; translated from the coding sequence ATGCCGCGTTTTGCTGCCAACCTGACCATGATGTTCAACGAAGTCTCCTTTATGCAGCGCTTTGAACAGGCCGCAGGGCAGGGCTTTGAAGCGGTCGAATATCTTTTTCCCTACGCCTTTGCGGCCGACGATATTGCCCGTGAGCTCAAGCGCCATAACCTGAAGCAGGTGCTGTTCAATCTGCCGGCGGGTGACTGGGAAGCGGGCGAGCGCGGTCTTGCCGCATTGCCCGGACGCGAGCGCGAGTTTCGTGACAGCGTCGAGACGGCTATCCAGTACGCGCGCACGCTGAACTGTCCGAGAGTACATGCCATGGCCGGCGTCGCCGGCGAAGGGGCAGACCTTGCGGCCATGCACGACACTTATCTGGACAACCTTCGCTTTGCCGCGCGCCGGATGCAGGAGGAGGGCATCATGCTGTTGCTCGAGCCGATCAATAGCCGCGATATGCCAGGCTATTTCATCAATCATCAGCATGAAGCGCATGAGGTGATCGAGACCCTCGGGGAGCCCAACATTCGGGTGCAGATGGATTTCTATCACACCCAGATCATGGACGGTGATATCTGGACCACCTTTGAGGAGTATCGCGAAGGGGTAGGCCATATCCAGATTGCCGGCGTGCCCGAGCGTCATGAGCCCGATACTGGCGAGGTCAATTACGCTTGGCTGTTCGAGCAGCTTGATCGAGTCGGTTTTGACGGCTGGCTGGGCTGTGAGTACAAGCCCCGTAGCGAAACCGCCGCCGGACTTGAATGGTTCAAGCCCTGGCAACGTTGA
- the otnC gene encoding 3-oxo-tetronate 4-phosphate decarboxylase, with protein sequence MSHINTHSEENRLREEISEIGRAFRQLGMAPGTSGNISAKCEGGWLMTPTNASLGALDPAEISMLDWDGNLLSGKPPTKESFLHRAFYESREEAGGVIHLHSTYASAVSCLRGLDERSCLPPITPYFVMRVGRLPLLPYFQPGDPAMGAAVREYAPDYSAVLLANHGPVVAGKTLEAARNAIEELEETARLFLLLKDQQINTLDESQIEGLRQQFGARW encoded by the coding sequence ATGAGCCACATCAATACCCATAGTGAAGAAAACCGTCTGCGCGAGGAGATCAGCGAGATCGGGCGCGCCTTTCGCCAGCTCGGCATGGCGCCCGGGACTTCCGGCAACATCAGCGCCAAATGCGAGGGCGGCTGGCTGATGACGCCCACCAATGCGAGTCTTGGTGCGCTGGACCCGGCCGAGATCTCGATGCTCGACTGGGACGGCAATCTGCTCTCCGGCAAGCCGCCGACCAAGGAGTCCTTTCTCCATCGCGCCTTCTATGAGTCACGTGAGGAAGCCGGTGGCGTCATCCACCTGCATTCGACCTACGCCTCGGCGGTTTCCTGCCTGCGCGGGCTGGACGAGCGCTCGTGCCTTCCACCGATCACGCCCTATTTTGTGATGCGGGTCGGCCGTCTGCCCTTGCTGCCCTATTTCCAGCCCGGTGACCCGGCGATGGGCGCGGCGGTACGTGAATACGCCCCCGATTACAGCGCCGTGCTGCTTGCCAATCACGGCCCGGTCGTGGCTGGCAAAACGCTGGAGGCGGCGCGCAATGCCATTGAGGAGCTTGAAGAGACCGCGCGTCTGTTTTTGCTGCTCAAGGATCAGCAGATCAATACCCTTGATGAGTCGCAGATCGAGGGCCTGCGCCAGCAGTTCGGTGCCCGCTGGTAA
- the otnK gene encoding 3-oxo-tetronate kinase, translated as MPLLGCIADDFTGATDLASQLVSIGMRTVQTIGIPDEGLAEELAEVDAVVVALKSRTIPAEEAISQSLAALEWLQARGCEQFYFKYCSTFDSTPEGNIGPVTEALMAALEVSFTVACPALPANRRTVYNGYLFAGGVPLNESGMQDHPLTPMTDANLVRVMGSQTRHRVGLVNIDCVRQGSDAVRNRFEALKADDVRVAVLDAIEQCDLETLGEACRDLRLVTAGSGLALGLGARWGDQLTGGDAAALPATPGSEAILSGSCSRATLAQIEHAKAHYPHYRLDALTLAENYQDQVAEALALARKHLDRSPVLIYASASPDNVKKAQEMLGVQAAGELVERALGEIAKALVSELGVRRLLVAGGESSGAVVSALEVKGLQIGPSIDPGVPWTVTLGTDERLSLALKSGNFGGEDFMTRAWETTP; from the coding sequence ATGCCATTGCTGGGTTGTATTGCAGATGATTTTACCGGTGCCACTGATCTGGCCAGCCAGCTGGTCAGTATCGGGATGCGTACCGTACAGACCATCGGTATCCCCGATGAAGGGCTGGCCGAAGAACTGGCCGAGGTTGATGCTGTGGTGGTGGCGCTCAAAAGCCGCACCATCCCTGCCGAGGAGGCGATCTCACAGTCGCTGGCGGCGCTTGAATGGTTACAGGCGCGCGGCTGCGAGCAGTTTTATTTCAAGTACTGCTCCACCTTTGACTCTACCCCTGAAGGCAACATCGGCCCGGTTACCGAGGCACTGATGGCCGCGCTCGAAGTGTCCTTTACCGTCGCCTGCCCGGCGTTGCCGGCCAATCGCCGCACGGTCTATAACGGTTATCTGTTTGCCGGTGGTGTACCGCTCAATGAAAGCGGCATGCAGGATCACCCCCTCACGCCGATGACCGATGCCAATCTGGTGCGTGTGATGGGCAGCCAGACCCGACACCGGGTTGGGCTGGTGAATATTGACTGCGTGCGTCAGGGTAGCGATGCCGTGCGAAACCGCTTTGAGGCGCTCAAGGCAGACGATGTCAGGGTGGCGGTGCTTGATGCCATCGAACAGTGTGATCTGGAAACGCTGGGTGAGGCCTGCCGCGATCTGAGGCTGGTGACGGCCGGCTCCGGTCTGGCGCTTGGCCTGGGGGCGCGCTGGGGCGATCAGCTGACTGGTGGAGACGCCGCCGCGCTTCCCGCCACCCCCGGTTCCGAGGCCATTCTCAGCGGCAGCTGCTCACGGGCGACGCTGGCCCAGATCGAGCATGCAAAGGCGCACTATCCTCATTACCGCCTTGATGCACTAACCCTTGCCGAAAATTATCAGGATCAGGTGGCCGAAGCGCTCGCTCTGGCGCGAAAGCATCTCGATCGGTCCCCCGTGCTGATCTATGCCAGTGCCTCCCCTGACAATGTCAAAAAGGCGCAGGAGATGCTGGGCGTGCAGGCAGCCGGTGAACTCGTTGAGCGCGCGCTGGGGGAGATCGCAAAGGCACTGGTCAGCGAGCTGGGCGTTCGCCGCCTGCTGGTCGCCGGGGGCGAAAGCTCGGGCGCTGTGGTCAGTGCTCTTGAGGTGAAAGGCCTTCAGATTGGGCCGAGTATTGATCCGGGCGTGCCCTGGACGGTGACGCTGGGCACTGACGAACGGCTTTCGCTGGCGCTCAAATCCGGTAATTTTGGCGGTGAGGATTTCATGACCAGGGCCTGGGAGACAACGCCATGA
- the ltnD gene encoding L-threonate dehydrogenase — translation MAHRLRAGVIGLGSMGMGMASSLIRGGFDTQGCDINAGALERLAAEGGRPVANPAEMGRQVDIVFLVVVNAAQMREVLLGSHGLASTLSSGSIVVGCATAAPDDVIALAAELKEKGIDYLDIPISGGAVKSAAGELTLMASGPSEVFERAQPTLDAIAATIFRLGEAPGQGSQVKLVNQLLAGVHIAAAAEAMAYGIKSGCDPQTLYEVITKSAGNSWMFENRVPHILDGDYTPRSAVDIFVKDLGLVHDTARAGRFPLPMTAQALTMFSQASSMGFGREDDAGVVRIFPGIDLPTQAAND, via the coding sequence ATGGCACACAGGCTCAGAGCAGGGGTTATCGGACTGGGATCGATGGGAATGGGCATGGCGAGCTCGCTGATCCGCGGTGGGTTCGACACCCAGGGCTGCGATATCAATGCAGGTGCCCTTGAACGACTGGCCGCCGAGGGTGGCAGGCCGGTTGCCAACCCCGCCGAGATGGGGCGCCAGGTCGACATCGTCTTTCTGGTGGTGGTCAATGCCGCTCAGATGCGCGAGGTGTTGCTGGGAAGCCATGGGCTGGCCTCGACTCTGAGCTCTGGCAGTATCGTGGTGGGGTGTGCCACGGCGGCGCCGGACGATGTCATCGCGCTGGCGGCCGAGCTAAAGGAAAAGGGGATCGACTATCTCGATATCCCCATTTCGGGTGGCGCGGTCAAATCCGCAGCCGGTGAGCTGACGTTGATGGCTTCCGGTCCATCAGAAGTGTTTGAGCGTGCCCAGCCGACGCTGGATGCCATCGCAGCCACCATCTTTCGTCTGGGCGAGGCGCCGGGGCAGGGGTCACAGGTCAAGCTGGTCAATCAATTGCTGGCGGGCGTACATATCGCGGCAGCTGCCGAGGCCATGGCTTACGGCATCAAAAGCGGCTGTGACCCGCAAACGCTCTATGAAGTGATTACCAAAAGCGCGGGTAACTCCTGGATGTTTGAAAACCGCGTGCCGCATATTCTTGATGGCGATTATACGCCGCGCTCGGCCGTCGATATTTTCGTCAAGGATCTGGGGCTGGTGCACGACACCGCCCGCGCTGGGCGTTTCCCGCTACCGATGACCGCCCAGGCGCTGACCATGTTCAGCCAGGCCTCTTCCATGGGCTTTGGCCGTGAGGATGACGCGGGTGTAGTGCGTATTTTCCCGGGGATTGATCTGCCGACGCAGGCGGCCAACGACTGA
- a CDS encoding FadR/GntR family transcriptional regulator, whose amino-acid sequence MVDSPSDRHLSERGPGLAEQVAGVLTRAIHTGKLKAGQRLPTEAALGERHEVSRSVVREAISMLRNAGLVVSRRGSGTFVAEAPTVSLVQALPGGSLASVLHLLELRRALEGEAAFHAATRCSRAQLRRLRNAMVDIDEAVEAGESGVEQDLAFHRAIAEASNNEYFITVLDFYNRFLHQAISLTRSNEARRDTFVAEVISEHDAMIEAIASGDGDAARQAAWWHMDQARRRLSDIPPSLIEAFEHARDGGQD is encoded by the coding sequence ATGGTTGATTCGCCGTCTGACCGTCACCTGTCGGAGAGAGGGCCGGGCCTTGCCGAGCAGGTGGCGGGCGTACTGACTCGTGCCATCCATACCGGAAAGTTGAAAGCCGGACAGCGCCTGCCTACCGAAGCAGCGCTGGGGGAGCGTCATGAGGTCAGCCGCTCCGTGGTCCGCGAAGCCATTTCCATGCTGCGCAATGCCGGTCTTGTCGTTTCAAGGCGGGGCAGTGGCACTTTTGTGGCCGAGGCGCCGACAGTGTCGCTGGTGCAGGCACTGCCCGGGGGTTCGCTGGCCTCGGTACTGCATCTGCTGGAACTGCGTCGTGCGCTGGAAGGCGAAGCGGCCTTTCACGCCGCTACGCGCTGCTCGCGGGCGCAGCTTCGAAGACTGCGCAATGCGATGGTGGATATCGATGAGGCCGTGGAAGCCGGTGAGTCGGGCGTAGAGCAGGATCTCGCCTTTCATCGTGCCATCGCCGAGGCCTCGAACAATGAGTACTTCATCACCGTTCTGGATTTTTATAACCGGTTTTTGCATCAGGCCATCAGCCTGACCCGAAGCAACGAAGCACGGCGTGACACCTTTGTTGCCGAGGTCATCAGCGAGCATGACGCCATGATCGAGGCCATCGCCAGCGGCGATGGCGACGCCGCGCGTCAGGCGGCGTGGTGGCATATGGATCAGGCCCGCAGGCGCCTGAGTGATATCCCGCCGTCGTTGATCGAAGCATTCGAGCACGCGCGCGATGGCGGTCAGGATTAA
- the denD gene encoding D-erythronate dehydrogenase has protein sequence MHIIITGGAGFLGARLAAKLLAQGTLAGQPISHVTSLDLAPCPIDDERIDSVVGDISDPSVIERAFREDTIAVCHLAAIVSSHAEAEFDEGMQVNFDATRSLLEACRHRGDHIRFLFSSSLAVFGPGMPSPLNEQTAPQPRSSYGTQKAMSELLVNDYSRRGFIDGRICRLPTIVVRPGRPNRAASSFASSIIREPLGGEEAICPIDPEFAIWICSPETIINNLAHALSLDTERMEVCRTINLPGMSIEVREMIESLERVAGNDASARIRYERDPQIEAIVYSWAPLFDNRYALSLGFDVDENFDDIVRAHQHHMASQ, from the coding sequence ATGCACATCATCATTACTGGCGGCGCAGGATTTCTGGGCGCACGACTGGCCGCGAAACTGCTCGCTCAGGGAACACTTGCAGGACAGCCCATCAGCCATGTCACCAGCCTTGATCTGGCGCCATGCCCGATCGATGACGAGCGCATTGATTCAGTAGTGGGTGATATCAGTGACCCATCGGTGATCGAACGTGCCTTTCGCGAGGACACCATTGCCGTGTGCCATTTGGCAGCGATTGTCAGCTCTCACGCTGAAGCGGAATTCGATGAGGGGATGCAGGTCAATTTCGATGCCACACGGTCACTGCTTGAAGCCTGCCGACATCGCGGTGATCACATTCGATTTTTGTTCAGCAGTTCACTGGCGGTGTTCGGCCCGGGTATGCCCTCTCCGCTGAACGAACAGACAGCCCCGCAGCCGCGCTCGTCCTACGGCACTCAAAAGGCCATGAGTGAGCTATTGGTCAATGACTACAGCCGCCGCGGTTTCATCGACGGCCGGATCTGTCGACTGCCCACTATCGTGGTACGCCCCGGCCGCCCCAACCGGGCTGCTTCCTCCTTTGCCAGTTCCATCATCCGGGAGCCGCTGGGAGGTGAAGAAGCGATTTGTCCGATCGACCCGGAATTTGCCATCTGGATCTGCTCGCCGGAAACCATCATCAATAACCTTGCCCATGCGCTGTCACTTGATACCGAGCGAATGGAGGTCTGTCGCACCATCAATCTCCCCGGCATGTCGATTGAGGTTCGCGAAATGATCGAAAGCCTTGAGCGTGTGGCAGGAAATGACGCCAGCGCGCGCATTCGCTACGAGCGTGACCCGCAGATCGAAGCCATCGTTTATAGCTGGGCGCCGCTTTTTGATAACCGCTACGCCCTGTCACTGGGCTTTGATGTCGACGAGAACTTTGACGACATCGTTCGCGCCCATCAGCACCACATGGCCAGCCAGTAA
- a CDS encoding GntP family permease: protein MTEATTAGPQVIIGLGIAIFVMIFLVLKTRVHALLALVAAASLAGLIGGMPANDVIGAITTGFGATLATIGLVIGFGVMMGRILEVSGAGQRLARTILRLLGKEREDWAMALTGYIVSIPIFCDSAYVILNPLVRALSRSSGRSLLTLGIALGSGLIVTHSAVPPTPGPLGVAGIFGIDIGLMIAWGIVFTAPALIVMVLYARFMGPRIEAMIERDTGQSLSPVDDASTQLPQLGEHELPSLMRSILPIALPIGLIFLNTLFGALASLSDSVDVANSLIGQLITFFGNPVIAVGIGVLVAVYGLVPKMPREEVLTHLEKGVESAGIILLVTGAGGALGAVLRASGAGDYIGAQVASLALPAFLIPFIIATLVRFAQGSGTVSMITGASISAPILAAIPDVNMVLAAQAACLGALFFSYFNDSYFWVVNRMLGVKNAKHQLLVVSVPTTLGWATALAGLFIANALMG, encoded by the coding sequence ATGACAGAGGCCACCACTGCGGGACCACAGGTCATCATTGGCCTGGGCATTGCCATCTTTGTGATGATCTTTCTGGTGCTGAAAACTCGGGTACACGCGCTATTGGCACTGGTCGCTGCGGCCTCGCTTGCCGGTTTGATCGGTGGCATGCCGGCCAACGATGTTATCGGTGCCATAACCACCGGCTTCGGCGCAACGCTTGCCACCATCGGTCTGGTGATCGGGTTTGGTGTGATGATGGGCCGTATTCTGGAAGTCTCCGGTGCCGGCCAGCGACTGGCCCGGACCATCCTGCGCCTGCTGGGCAAGGAGCGAGAAGACTGGGCCATGGCGCTGACCGGTTATATCGTCTCGATCCCGATCTTTTGTGATTCTGCCTATGTCATTCTCAACCCGCTGGTGCGAGCACTGTCGCGCAGCAGTGGTCGTTCGCTGCTGACTCTCGGGATCGCGCTGGGTTCAGGGTTGATCGTAACCCACAGCGCCGTTCCCCCCACCCCGGGTCCGCTGGGCGTTGCGGGAATCTTCGGAATCGATATTGGTCTGATGATTGCCTGGGGGATCGTGTTTACCGCACCGGCACTGATCGTCATGGTGCTGTACGCCCGTTTCATGGGCCCCCGCATCGAAGCCATGATCGAGCGCGATACCGGCCAGAGCCTGAGCCCTGTTGATGACGCTTCAACCCAGCTGCCCCAGCTCGGCGAGCACGAGCTGCCCTCACTAATGCGCTCCATTCTGCCCATTGCACTGCCGATCGGTCTGATCTTTCTCAATACGCTGTTTGGTGCGCTGGCAAGCCTGAGTGACAGTGTGGATGTTGCAAACTCCCTGATTGGCCAGCTGATTACCTTCTTTGGTAATCCGGTCATCGCCGTGGGTATTGGTGTATTGGTGGCGGTCTATGGACTGGTCCCCAAAATGCCGCGCGAAGAGGTACTGACTCATCTGGAGAAGGGCGTGGAAAGTGCCGGTATCATTTTGCTGGTCACCGGCGCCGGCGGCGCTCTGGGAGCAGTATTACGGGCCAGCGGCGCCGGCGATTACATCGGCGCACAGGTAGCCTCTCTGGCCCTGCCGGCGTTTCTGATTCCTTTCATCATTGCGACACTGGTGCGCTTTGCACAGGGAAGCGGTACGGTATCGATGATCACGGGCGCCTCAATTTCAGCCCCCATTCTGGCGGCCATACCGGACGTCAACATGGTACTCGCGGCGCAGGCGGCCTGCCTTGGAGCACTGTTTTTCAGCTATTTCAACGACAGTTATTTCTGGGTGGTCAATCGGATGCTGGGCGTTAAAAATGCCAAGCACCAGCTACTGGTGGTCTCGGTGCCGACAACGCTTGGCTGGGCCACGGCGCTTGCAGGGCTCTTTATCGCCAATGCCCTGATGGGATAA